In Chryseobacterium oryzae, the genomic stretch GTTTTCAGACCTTCTCTGTTCACTGAGGTATTAGAAACAACCACACCGTCAATTTTGGTTTCAGCAATCAATTCGATAATTTCATCAAGCTGATTGTTATTCAAATCCGGAGCGATTTTTAAAAGAATTGGCTTCTGAGTGGGTTTGCTTTGATTGATTTTTTTAACTGCTGTAATCAATTCTCTGAGGTATTCAACATCTTCCAGTTTGGCGTGGCTTCCCACATTCGGACAACTTACATTCAGCACAAAATAATCTACGTAAGGATGAAGTCCTTCAAAACATTCAAGATAATCCTGAGTATAATTTTCCGGTGTTGTGTTGGTGTTTTTTCCGATGTTTCCGCCGATGATTATTTTTCCTTTGTTGTCTTTCAGTTTTTCAATCGCTGCTTCTAAGCCGTCATTGTTAAACCCCATTCTGTTGATGATTCCACCGTCTTCAATTAAACGAAACAGTCTTTTCTTAGGATTTCCAGCCTGAGCTTTTGGGGTAACCGTTCCTATTTCTACAAACCCGAATCCTAAATCACCCAATTCATTAAATAAAACTGCATTTTTATCGAAACCTGCTGCTAATCCAACCGGATTTTTGAATTTTAATCCGAAAACTTCTCTTTCCAGCCGTTGGTCTTCAATAGGTTTTGGAAGAAATAATTTGGTAATAAAACCAAAATTTTTGAGCATTGAAAAAGTAAAATGATGAACTTCTTCAGGATCAAATTTGAAAAGAATGGGACGGATGAGCGATTTGTACATTGAAAAAAAGTTTTACAAAAATACTCATTTTAAAATTAATGAAATCTTGATGTGAGATAGTTTTTAAGAGTATGCTTTTAAATCGAAACCTAAAAGATCTCCTACTTGTCTGAATTCTTCATCAACAGTTGCATTAAGCATAATTCTATCTTTGGAAACCGGATGAGTAAACACCAATTGATGAGCGTGAAGCGTCATTTTGTTGATGCCGAAAGTTTGAAGCCAAAGTTTGTTCTGTTTATTGCAGCCATGCTTTCTGCACCCTAAAATCGGATGTAAAATGTGTTTAAAATGTTTTCTCAACTGATGGAATCTACCCGTTTCAGGGGTTGCTTCTACCAAACAATATCTTGAAGTTGGGTGTTTTAAGAAGGGGAGATCTATTTCTGAAGTCTGCAGTCTGCGATAATGGGTAACAGCATTTTGTCTAACCTCATTTTCGTTAATTAAATCATAATCAATGGTTTCTTCTTCTTTTGCCCAGCCCCGGAGAATGGCAATGTATCTTTTTTCAACCATTTTTTCCTCAAATTGGGTACTCATCGCTCTTAGCGTATCTTTATCTAAAGTAAACAATAAAACACCAGAAGTTTTTCGGTCTAGCCGATGCACCGGATACACTTTTTGCCCGATCTGCTTTCTCAGTTCCTGAATCGCATAAGTATCTGC encodes the following:
- a CDS encoding quinone-dependent dihydroorotate dehydrogenase, which encodes MYKSLIRPILFKFDPEEVHHFTFSMLKNFGFITKLFLPKPIEDQRLEREVFGLKFKNPVGLAAGFDKNAVLFNELGDLGFGFVEIGTVTPKAQAGNPKKRLFRLIEDGGIINRMGFNNDGLEAAIEKLKDNKGKIIIGGNIGKNTNTTPENYTQDYLECFEGLHPYVDYFVLNVSCPNVGSHAKLEDVEYLRELITAVKKINQSKPTQKPILLKIAPDLNNNQLDEIIELIAETKIDGVVVSNTSVNREGLKTSPEVLEHIGNGGLSGKPIRERSTKMIKYLSDKSNRAFPIIGVGGIHSAKDAIEKLNAGATLVQLYTGFIYEGPQLINDINQEILTRASRLPR
- a CDS encoding pseudouridine synthase, yielding MLEILYQDEYLVAINKPSGLLVHKSFYSGEADTYAIQELRKQIGQKVYPVHRLDRKTSGVLLFTLDKDTLRAMSTQFEEKMVEKRYIAILRGWAKEEETIDYDLINENEVRQNAVTHYRRLQTSEIDLPFLKHPTSRYCLVEATPETGRFHQLRKHFKHILHPILGCRKHGCNKQNKLWLQTFGINKMTLHAHQLVFTHPVSKDRIMLNATVDEEFRQVGDLLGFDLKAYS